In Rhipicephalus microplus isolate Deutch F79 chromosome 7, USDA_Rmic, whole genome shotgun sequence, one genomic interval encodes:
- the LOC142766960 gene encoding DNA-directed RNA polymerase III subunit RPC5-like has translation MAAASPPSVAAGPADNDDEVVAELDVYLSKILADKLYLVQYPEKSLDHFRIGGKCTAARVKPGQRMVELDFAIKNDEPGSSKGTRSGTDVHVKIKREPSESDTAYLSAVSGVAGSANIGQKVKQEALKGVARVKLEPSATDVTEAAHTSAAGQVVADNVVVKTQLAEAMAQQVKDMETPPNVEAEQSKHTSTALPDSATNLMSEPGPSYAVESLMEAELGSSKVFGQPMKVEPSTSGPTGPMYAKIKTQPQDTGTSSHCARVMMSRDTYTMTSMVPMSCPENYAVGLLLPGELHLTPLHAIVHMAPVHCRRQESQSSERVGSSATTRRAPMFAGCVAAANNGPQAPDNDPMTPSDHYDEEETSNGKRCKRFCQKRSTQVQHEGDGEPWVKATVHNSSSEMSLFERELLVGPRSEEPDSSRFVTDEKQYLARILANDPTGRQSDDTVNPIDAGPQRYCSPELSMRVIERLPLEERINAILINAKVVRFAKLISILPETIKEQTVINILPYVAVLVQGCWVVKSEELYPRNGLSEKTGVRAETLCKARDLLLYMYTEARHVKMSTFAETLRKGLCALPAEDVNALLEGISRPTPDGWEFLLPYDADFANAYPDVVLKQQEAWDKRHDALLRTYHSSVMARLQKRPASQGESSSKNGGGRMIFRRRITPKPLLSSRRSSSGSPAAKLSKRAS, from the coding sequence ATGGCGGCCGCCTCACCGCCGAGCGTCGCAGCGGGTCCCGCCGACAACGACGATGAGGTGGTCGCCGAGTTGGACGTGTACCTGTCCAAAATACTGGCCGACAAACTGTACCTCGTCCAGTACCCGGAGAAATCGCTCGACCATTTCCGCATCGGTGGAAAGTGCACCGCGGCACGAGTCAAGCCCGGGCAGCGAATGGTTGAGCTCGACTTCGCCATCAAAAACGACGAGCCGGGCAGCAGCAAGGGTACAAGATCGGGGACAGACGTGCATGTCAAAATCAAACGTGAACCTTCAGAGTCCGACACCGCTTATTTGTCAGCGGTTAGCGGAGTGGCAGGCAGTGCAAACATCGGTCAAAAGGTAAAGCAAGAAGCCCTGAAAGGTGTCGCTAGAGTGAAGCTGGAACCTTCTGCCACCGATGTCACGGAGGCGGCCCACACGTCAGCGGCTGGGCAAGTGGTAGCTGATAACGTAGTGGTAAAGACACAGCTGGCAGAAGCCATGGCGCAGCAGGTCAAGGATATGGAAACACCGCCAAACGTGGAAGCTGAACAGTCGAAGCACACAAGCACGGCCCTTCCAGACTCTGCAACTAATCTAATGAGTGAGCCTGGGCCGAGCTATGCAGTTGAGAGTCTCATGGAAGCGGAGCTCGGTTCGAGTAAGGTGTTTGGTCAACCAATGAAGGTGGAACCTTCAACCAGCGGCCCAACAGGTCCCATGTATGCGAAGATTAAGACTCAACCACAAGACACCGGCACCAGCAGCCACTGCGCGAGGGTGATGATGTCGAGGGACACGTACACCATGACGTCCATGGTTCCCATGAGTTGTCCCGAAAACTATGCCGTGGGACTGCTGTTGCCTGGCGAGCTTCATCTTACGCCCCTTCACGCCATCGTTCATATGGCACCAGTGCATTGCCGCCGGCAGGAGAGCCAGTCGTCAGAACGCGTGGGTTCCAGTGCAACGACACGACGTGCGCCAATGTTCGCTGGGTGTGTTGCTGCAGCCAATAATGGTCCCCAAGCACCCGACAACGATCCGATGACACCATCCGATCACTACGACGAAGAAGAAACCAGCAATGGCAAACGCTGCAAACGCTTTTGCCAGAAGCGTTCCACGCAGGTGCAACACGAAGGCGACGGGGAACCGTGGGTAAAAGCTACAGTCCACAACTCTTCCTCCGAGATGTCACTCTTCGAGAGGGAGCTGCTTGTGGGGCCCCGAAGTGAGGAGCCTGACTCGTCGCGATTCGTCACAGATGAAAAACAGTATCTGGCGAGGATTCTCGCAAACGACCCAACGGGGCGTCAATCTGACGACACGGTTAATCCGATTGACGCTGGACCACAAAGGTACTGCTCGCCGGAGCTCTCAATGCGCGTCATCGAACGCCTGCCGCTCGAAGAGCGGATAAACGCCATTCTCATAAACGCCAAGGTGGTTCGGTTCGCCAAGCTGATATCGATACTGCCGGAGACTATCAAGGAACAAACTGTCATCAACATACTGCCGTACGTCGCTGTCCTGGTGCAGGGCTGCTGGGTCGTGAAGAGCGAGGAGCTCTACCCACGCAATGGCTTGAGCGAGAAGACGGGAGTGCGGGCCGAGACCCTGTGCAAGGCCCGTGATCTACTCCTGTACATGTACACCGAGGCGAGACACGTTAAGATGTCGACGTTCGCTGAGACTCTCAGGAAGGGTCTCTGTGCACTTCCCGCCGAGGATGTGAATGCTCTACTCGAAGGCATCAGCCGGCCAACCCCTGACGGCTGGGAGTTCCTGCTGCCTTACGACGCCGACTTCGCAAACGCTTATCCCGACGTGGTCCTCAAACAACAAGAGGCGTGGGACAAGCGACACGATGCACTTTTGAGAACATACCATTCCTCCGTCATGGCACGGCTACAGAAGAGGCCAGCGAGTCAGGGCGAGTCTTCATCCAAGAACGGTGGTGGGCGCATGATCTTCCGTCGTCGTATAACGCCTAAGCCACTGCTTAGCTCGCGAAGGTCGTCCAGCGGTAGCCCCGCCGCAAAGCTAAGCAAGAGGGCCAGTTGA